CGCCAACCGGCAAGTACAACACCAACCGCCATTCCCTCAGGAATATTGTGGATGGTCACTGCTAAAATTAACTTCGTTGTTCTCTTTAAACCTGTCTTTGGTCCCTCCTCTACCCTGTCCATATGCATATGTGGTGTAATTTTATCGATCAATAACAGCAATCCCACGCCAACCAAAAATCCAATACTTGCTGGAATAAATGATAATTTTCCCATCGCACTGGACTCTTCCAAAGCAGGAGAAAGTAAACTCCAAAAACTTGCCGCTACCATCACACCGGCAGCAAAGCCTGTTAAAACCTTTTGTAATTTTGGACTGATTTCATTTCTTAACAAAAAGACCATTGCTGCTCCTGCTGTTGTCCCAATAAATGGAATCAGTAGTCCCTGTATAATTGTTCCCATTCTCGTCTCCTTTCTAAGTTTATCATCACAATATAACATATATGAATATAGTTAGCAATACCTTACCAATGTTCTCTTTTCAAATTAATGGTTTTGCCTTATAATAGTATGCACAAATTGATAATAACAGTCAAAATAGAGAGGATATAAAAGAATGCGATTATTGCTATGTGAAGACGAAGAAGATATTCTCTATGCACTTGCCAAGGGATTAAAAAAACTCAACTACTACACTGATACTGCTACGGATGGCGAAGAAGCCCTACATCTATACTACGAGAATACCTATGACCTCATTGTTCTCGATGTAAATATGCCAAAACTGGACGGATTTGAAGTGCTCAAATTGATTCGAGAGGACAATCCAAATCAACGAGTCCTCATTTTATCCGCAAGGAGTTCTCTCGATGATAAAGTGAAAGGACTCAACTTAGGTGCCAACGATTACCTCACAAAGCCATTTCACTTTGCAGAGCTTGAAGCAAGAATTCGTGCTATTTTGCGTACCCCCTATATGCAAAACAGCGATGTCATCCGACTAACATCTTTTGACATCGCCCTCTATATTCAAAAAAAACAAGTATTCAAATCAAATGAAATGATTCCTCTCACCCCAAAAGAATATAGTATCTTTGAATATCTATGTTGTCACAAAAATACCTTTGTCTCAAGTTCTGAATTACTCGAGCACAATGTAGATATGAATGCCAATGATACCTCTCAAGTCATTAAAGTCCATATCGCATCCATCAGGAAAAAATTGGGCTCTGATGTAATCAAAACACATCGTGGAATGGGGTATTCTGTCACTGATTGATTCATTCTATCGATGTAGATATACAGTCAGTGACTGTACTTTTTATGGTCGAAGCTTTTTTGTCAACTGGTCATTTACCATTTTCGTAAAACCAGCCATATCTTTTCCGCCCAAATCCTTAGCCACAACATTTCCCTCCGAATCAACTAACAGTGTTGTTGGAAAAGCTTGAAGTGTCATCACAAAATCCTTTAATTTTCCTTCTGGAATTAAATTTGGATAGGTGACTTTGTTCTTTTCAATAACTTCCTTTACGGCATCAAGATCAGTATCTGCATCCTGTGCCACACCAATGACATTGACTCCCTGATCCTTCATACTCTCATAGAACTTTTGCAGCTCAGGAATTTCAGCCACACAAGGACCACACCAACTTCCCCAGACATTGACAACAGTAAGCTTACTACTTTTAAACACATCATTGGTTAGCTCATCTCCACTAACGGTCTTTGCCTTAAATTCTGTAAATTTTTCACTGCTTTCACTCTGTGTATCTACTGCATCCGTCTTTGATGGATCAGCCTTTGATTGATCAGCCTTTGTACTCGCTGCACTAGCTGTTGTCTCCTGACCTGCCTTTTTTTCACCTGAACAAGCAGTCACTCCTGCAGCTAAAGTAAACACAACTCCTAATAATAATAAATTCTTCTTCATATTCATCATCCTTTCTCTACAATATAATAATATCAATATAGTATTTGACTATATTATTTCTTAACCTATACCAATACATTCCAAACAGATATTAATGGCCTTTTTTAACACAACCAAATGTTCCTTTCGCATAAGTCCTAGGGAAATCATAACAACCGATAGCCCCAAAACAACATAGGGAACAAATTTATTTTTTTCAACTTTTTGTATCAACTCTCTCATCTTTGCCTCCACCAAAGCAAATCACAAACTCTGTAAATATTTTTTCGTGCCTATTCTCTTGACTTCGAGCAATAATTGAAAATCCATGTTCTTCTATAATTTCCCTTGTGATTGCAAGCCCAAGACCACTTCCTCCCAGCTTTTTTGATCTTGATTTATCCACACAATAAAATGGTTCAAAAATTTTTTCCAGATCTTCCGCTACAATGGCCACGCCATAATTTTTTACACTCAATTTATCCTTCTTTAGCACAATTTCCACAAGTTCCCCCTCATTGGAATAGCGCAAAGCATTGTGAATCACATTAGAAATTGCCTGTTTCATCAAAACCTTATCCGCAAGAACACAAAAATCTTGGTTTTCAAAGTAAATACGAACTTGTAATTTCTTTTCTCGAATTCGCTGGTCAAATTCACTCAATATTTCTGCTACTACTTTATACGGAAAAAACTCATCTAATTGCAAAGTTTCTCCACTACTTAGTAATCTTAGTTCCTGAACAATCAAGTTCATTCTCTCAATCTGCCTGTCCACTATGGCGACAAATTCCTTGTAGTCCTCTAAATTTGGCTCTTCTTCAAGACCGAGCACCTCCAAGTTGGTTTTGATTGCTGCCACTGGAGTCTTTAATTCATGTGCGGCATTTTGTGAAAATCGCTTTTGCTTATCATAGGATTCTCGAATATTTTTGAGCATAGAATGAAAGGCATATTGTAAATCTCCAACCTCATCCTGTGTATTTACTAATTGAATTTCTTGATCGTTCTTTTGGATGTCCAAATTCTTCATTGCACTACTCAATTTCTTCAAGGGACTCAATACTCTTCCACTCACCAACCACATAAAAAAAGTTCCTGCCATTGAAACAAAGAGCATAATATAAAAACTTTTGAGTTGAAAGATTTGCTGTGCATGAGCAAAATCAAATTTAATGGCACTATCTTGTCCTACTGGCAAATTGACATCCGATACAATAAAGACCGTGGCCGCATTTTCTATTGTTAAAATAAAAGATAGCACAGATATTCCACAGAGTACAAGACCTGTCAACAAAGTAATCTTGATTCGAATGGACAATTTATTCCACATTTTCCACGCCTCTTCCATCTAATTCACTTTTCTTTTTCTGAAGTCCCGCAAATCCTGCAAAGGAAGTGGTCAATGCCTCGTGTGAACAAGCCGATGTACATGCTCCACACCGTATACACTCCAACGAGTTTGGTGTCTTTCTCACATCAATATCCATCTTACAAGCCCTTTCACAGAGCTTGCATCCCACACATTTTTCATTGTGAAATTCCATCTTATAAAATCCAATTTTATTAAAAAAAGAATACAGTGCTCCCAGCGGACAAATATACTTGCAAAATGGACGATAAGTAAAAATAGAAAGAAGGACAATCACAATCAATATACTCAACTTCCAAAAGAACAATACTCCTATTGTGCTCCTCAATTCCCTATTTTTAATCAGCAAGGGGATGGCTCCCCCCAATGTCCCTGATGGGCAAATAAGTTTACAAAAATAAGGTGCTCCAAGACCAAATGGATTGGTCAAAAGCATGGGAAGTAAGATCACAAATACAATCAATATCAGATACTTTGCATATCTCAGCCCCCGATCTATCTTTCTTGGCACCTTTAATTTTTTGGTCGGTATCTTATACAATAAATCCTGAACAAATCCAAAGGGGCACATCAATCCACATACCAATCTTCCAAACAAAGCACCAATCAAGATAATCAGTCCAAATACATAGTAGGACATACTAAACTTCTTACTTCCGATCACTGCCTGAAGTGAACCAATGGGACAAGATCCAATCGCTCCTGGACAGGAATAGCAATTCAGTCCTGGAACACACACAGTCTTTATCTTGCCAGTAAAAATCTTTCCTGTCCAAAAACCCTTGATATTGGCATTGGTTATCAATGTGCTCACTGCCTGTAAAATATTCTTTTTTCTTTCCTGCTTCTTCGTACTTTGATTTTCAAAATACTTCACCTAACCTCCTCCTTTATTCCTGCCTGTAGTTATCCTTGTCATACTTTATTGCTCTGTATATATACTATATACCACAAAGAAGGTTAAGATAGGGTAAATATTTCAAAAGTCACAAGAATTTTAAAAGTAAATAATACAACAAGGTCCTACAAGCAGTTCATTTATACCACTTGCAAGACCTCATCTCCAAACATCTAAACGAAAACTATTAGTATAGATATTCTACTGTTTAACTTCCTCAAAAGCTGCCTTCAATTCCTTTGAAGCATTTAATAAATCTTGTGGTTTGTCTCCTTTAGACATTCTAAAAAAGTCATCAGCAACTATCCATCCCATAGTTTCTGTCAATGCAGCAGCTGTTGAAGCACTTATAGCTCCCCCAATAGCAGATCCCACACCGGGAAACATTTTTAATGCACTAGTAACAATCTTACGCCCTGTCTCTCTCGCCAAATTAACTCCTAATATAGATTTTGCAACAGACTGCGAAATCTCTACATCAAATACTTTCCCTAATTGTATAACCATCATAATCTGTGCCACTGTTATTGGTATTGTATCTGACATTGGAATAGGGATAGCTCCAGCCGCCGCTGCTGCTGTAGCTGTAGTATGAATCACCTTGGAACATTCTTTTTTCAAATCACTTGACATATTTACCTTACTTTTTGTCATATACAACCTCCCCTTTTCAAAAAACTTTTTTCAAATAGCATTCTCTCTAATTTCCTAAATAAACATCCATCAATAGCTTACTTGCTTTAACTTTTCCTTGATAATCCATCTTCTCAATAAGCTTCATTAGATTTCTATCTGTCATTTGTCGAGCTTTCTCTCTTAAAACTGTACCACAATTAACAAATTTCATTCCTGATGCTCTTTCCACCTCATAGCAAAGCTCTTCTATGCTAAGCTCCCTAAAATTATCTTGTTCTTCCTTCATATTACTAAGCGTTTCATTCAAAAATCCAAAAATACCCTCTAGTAATCCCATATCTTCCTCCAAAATCACTTTCTATTTTCTATACAAAAATTATCTAAATATTACAAACTCTTTCTTAAAAGTACT
This region of Lachnospiraceae bacterium oral taxon 096 genomic DNA includes:
- a CDS encoding response regulator transcription factor translates to MRLLLCEDEEDILYALAKGLKKLNYYTDTATDGEEALHLYYENTYDLIVLDVNMPKLDGFEVLKLIREDNPNQRVLILSARSSLDDKVKGLNLGANDYLTKPFHFAELEARIRAILRTPYMQNSDVIRLTSFDIALYIQKKQVFKSNEMIPLTPKEYSIFEYLCCHKNTFVSSSELLEHNVDMNANDTSQVIKVHIASIRKKLGSDVIKTHRGMGYSVTD
- a CDS encoding TlpA family protein disulfide reductase; this encodes MKKNLLLLGVVFTLAAGVTACSGEKKAGQETTASAASTKADQSKADPSKTDAVDTQSESSEKFTEFKAKTVSGDELTNDVFKSSKLTVVNVWGSWCGPCVAEIPELQKFYESMKDQGVNVIGVAQDADTDLDAVKEVIEKNKVTYPNLIPEGKLKDFVMTLQAFPTTLLVDSEGNVVAKDLGGKDMAGFTKMVNDQLTKKLRP
- a CDS encoding HAMP domain-containing histidine kinase, with the protein product MWNKLSIRIKITLLTGLVLCGISVLSFILTIENAATVFIVSDVNLPVGQDSAIKFDFAHAQQIFQLKSFYIMLFVSMAGTFFMWLVSGRVLSPLKKLSSAMKNLDIQKNDQEIQLVNTQDEVGDLQYAFHSMLKNIRESYDKQKRFSQNAAHELKTPVAAIKTNLEVLGLEEEPNLEDYKEFVAIVDRQIERMNLIVQELRLLSSGETLQLDEFFPYKVVAEILSEFDQRIREKKLQVRIYFENQDFCVLADKVLMKQAISNVIHNALRYSNEGELVEIVLKKDKLSVKNYGVAIVAEDLEKIFEPFYCVDKSRSKKLGGSGLGLAITREIIEEHGFSIIARSQENRHEKIFTEFVICFGGGKDERVDTKS
- a CDS encoding 4Fe-4S binding protein, whose amino-acid sequence is MKYFENQSTKKQERKKNILQAVSTLITNANIKGFWTGKIFTGKIKTVCVPGLNCYSCPGAIGSCPIGSLQAVIGSKKFSMSYYVFGLIILIGALFGRLVCGLMCPFGFVQDLLYKIPTKKLKVPRKIDRGLRYAKYLILIVFVILLPMLLTNPFGLGAPYFCKLICPSGTLGGAIPLLIKNRELRSTIGVLFFWKLSILIVIVLLSIFTYRPFCKYICPLGALYSFFNKIGFYKMEFHNEKCVGCKLCERACKMDIDVRKTPNSLECIRCGACTSACSHEALTTSFAGFAGLQKKKSELDGRGVENVE
- a CDS encoding DUF697 domain-containing protein; the encoded protein is MTKSKVNMSSDLKKECSKVIHTTATAAAAAGAIPIPMSDTIPITVAQIMMVIQLGKVFDVEISQSVAKSILGVNLARETGRKIVTSALKMFPGVGSAIGGAISASTAAALTETMGWIVADDFFRMSKGDKPQDLLNASKELKAAFEEVKQ